The Buttiauxella selenatireducens genome has a window encoding:
- the astD gene encoding succinylglutamate-semialdehyde dehydrogenase, protein MTQWINGQWISGQGEALQKHNPVNGDLLWEGVAADAQQVEQACNAARAAFPAWAKRPFAQRQAIVEKFATLLEANKEALTVTISQETGKPRWEAATEITAMINKIAISIKAYHTRTGETHTEMPDGAATLRHRPHGVLAVFGPYNFPGHLPNGHIVPGLLAGNTLVFKPSELTPLIGEKVMKLWQQAGVPEGVLNLVQGGRETGQALAQQPGLDGLLFTGSANTGYQLHRQFAGHPEKILALEMGGNNPLIVEKPEDIDGAVHLVIQSAFVTAGQRCTCARRLLVKQGAQGDAFLNRLVEVAARIRPDAWDASPQPFIGGLISVQAAERVLTGWQEHIARGGKPLLEPKLIKAGSSLLTPGIVELTGVANVPDEEIFGPLLTVYRYADFDQAIAMANDTRYGLASGLISPHREQFDQLVLEARAGIVNWNKPLTGASSAAPFGGVGASGNHRASAWYAADYCAWPMATLESPSFPLPATLSPGLDFSREE, encoded by the coding sequence ATGACTCAGTGGATTAATGGACAATGGATTTCCGGTCAGGGCGAAGCGCTGCAAAAGCACAATCCAGTCAATGGTGATTTGCTTTGGGAAGGTGTTGCAGCTGATGCGCAGCAGGTTGAACAAGCGTGTAATGCGGCTCGTGCCGCATTTCCTGCATGGGCAAAACGTCCCTTCGCCCAGCGCCAGGCGATTGTTGAAAAGTTTGCAACGTTGCTTGAAGCCAACAAAGAAGCTTTGACCGTCACTATTTCCCAGGAAACCGGCAAACCGCGCTGGGAGGCGGCAACTGAAATCACGGCGATGATCAACAAAATCGCCATCTCGATTAAGGCTTATCACACCCGCACAGGCGAAACGCACACTGAGATGCCAGACGGTGCGGCAACATTACGCCACCGTCCTCACGGCGTGTTAGCGGTTTTTGGCCCATACAACTTCCCCGGGCATTTGCCGAACGGCCACATTGTACCAGGCCTGTTGGCGGGCAATACGTTGGTGTTCAAACCCAGCGAGCTGACACCGCTGATTGGCGAAAAAGTGATGAAACTCTGGCAGCAGGCTGGCGTGCCTGAGGGCGTTCTGAATCTGGTGCAGGGTGGGCGCGAAACTGGGCAGGCTCTGGCACAGCAACCTGGGCTTGATGGTTTGCTGTTTACCGGGAGCGCCAATACGGGCTATCAACTCCACCGTCAGTTTGCCGGACATCCAGAGAAGATCCTCGCTCTCGAAATGGGCGGGAACAATCCACTGATCGTTGAAAAACCTGAAGATATCGATGGCGCTGTGCATCTGGTGATTCAGTCAGCGTTTGTCACCGCTGGGCAGCGTTGTACCTGTGCGCGTCGCTTGTTGGTAAAACAAGGTGCTCAGGGCGATGCGTTTTTAAATCGTCTGGTTGAAGTGGCAGCGCGGATCCGCCCGGATGCGTGGGATGCGTCACCGCAACCGTTTATCGGTGGGCTGATTTCAGTGCAAGCCGCAGAGCGCGTGTTGACGGGCTGGCAGGAACATATCGCGCGTGGTGGAAAACCTTTGCTTGAGCCAAAACTTATCAAAGCCGGTTCATCATTACTGACGCCAGGCATTGTGGAACTCACCGGTGTGGCAAACGTGCCGGATGAAGAAATTTTTGGCCCGTTACTGACCGTGTACCGTTATGCCGATTTTGATCAGGCAATAGCGATGGCGAATGACACCCGTTACGGCCTGGCAAGTGGGCTGATTTCGCCGCATCGTGAACAGTTCGACCAGCTCGTGCTGGAGGCTCGCGCCGGGATTGTTAACTGGAATAAGCCTCTCACCGGTGCATCAAGTGCGGCACCTTTTGGTGGTGTGGGTGCCTCTGGCAACCATCGCGCCAGTGCCTGGTATGCGGCAGATTACTGTGCGTGGCCAATGGCGACACTGGAAAGCCCATCATTCCCGCTGCCTGCAACCCTGAGCCCAGGGCTTGATTTCAGCCGTGAGGAATAA
- the astA gene encoding arginine N-succinyltransferase → MMVIRPVERGDLSGLLALAGKTGGGLTSLPADEKTLSARIERSIHTWQGGLPKGDQGFVFVLEDTSTERVVGICAIEVAVGLNDPWYNYHVGTHVHASKELNIYNALPTLFLSHDHTGSSELCTLFLDAEWRKEGNGYLLSKSRFLFMAAFRDHFNDKVVAEMRGVIDEHGHSPFWESLGNRFFSMEFSRADYLCGTGQKAFIAELMPKHPIYTDFLSAEARAVIGKVHPQTAPARAVLEAEGFRYRNYVDIFDGGPTLECDIDRVRAIRKSRLVEVVIGQPATEELPMCLVANEKYNEFRAMLVKANPKGDRLIIDAKTADALKCSTGDKVRLVRLCPEEKKV, encoded by the coding sequence ATGATGGTTATCCGTCCGGTTGAGCGCGGTGATTTATCCGGGCTGCTGGCGTTGGCGGGTAAAACAGGTGGCGGGTTGACCTCGCTGCCTGCGGATGAAAAAACGCTGTCGGCACGTATCGAACGCTCAATTCATACCTGGCAGGGTGGTCTGCCAAAAGGCGACCAGGGCTTTGTTTTTGTCCTGGAAGACACCTCAACCGAGCGCGTGGTGGGTATTTGCGCCATTGAAGTTGCGGTCGGGTTAAACGATCCCTGGTACAACTACCACGTTGGCACGCATGTTCACGCGTCCAAAGAGTTGAATATCTACAACGCGTTACCGACGCTTTTTCTCAGTCATGACCACACTGGGAGCAGCGAGCTTTGCACGCTATTCCTCGATGCTGAGTGGCGCAAAGAGGGCAATGGTTATCTGTTATCCAAATCCCGCTTTCTGTTTATGGCCGCTTTCCGCGATCACTTTAACGACAAAGTCGTCGCTGAAATGCGCGGCGTGATTGATGAGCACGGCCATTCACCGTTTTGGGAAAGCCTCGGCAACCGCTTCTTCTCGATGGAATTTAGCCGCGCAGATTATTTGTGCGGTACCGGACAGAAAGCGTTTATCGCTGAGTTAATGCCAAAGCATCCTATTTATACCGATTTCCTCTCCGCAGAAGCGCGTGCGGTGATTGGTAAAGTCCATCCGCAAACCGCACCAGCGCGAGCGGTTCTTGAAGCGGAAGGTTTCCGCTATCGCAATTACGTGGATATTTTTGACGGCGGGCCAACGCTTGAATGCGACATCGACCGGGTCCGTGCGATTCGTAAAAGCCGACTGGTTGAAGTCGTCATTGGGCAACCGGCGACCGAAGAGTTGCCGATGTGTCTGGTTGCCAATGAAAAATATAATGAATTCCGTGCCATGCTGGTTAAGGCGAATCCAAAAGGTGACCGGCTGATTATTGATGCTAAAACTGCGGATGCCCTGAAATGCAGTACAGGCGATAAAGTTCGTTTGGTGCGTTTGTGCCCCGAGGAGAAAAAAGTATGA
- a CDS encoding aspartate aminotransferase family protein produces the protein MSQSITRQNFDEWMMPVYAPASFIPVRGEGSTLWDQQGKDYIDFAGGIAVNALGHANPELRKALEEQAAKFWHTGNGYTNEPILRLAKQLIDATFADKVFFCNSGAEANEAALKLARKYAHDNFGPQKSGIVAFKNAFHGRTLFTVSAGGQPAYSQDFAPLPPQISHAIYNDLQSASELINENTCAVIVEPIQGEGGVVPADPTFLQGLRELCDRHNAVLIFDEVQTGVGRTGELYAYMHYGITPDVLSTAKALGGGFPIGAMLTTDKFSKVMVVGTHGTTYGGNPLAGAVAGRVMEMINTPEVLNGVKQRHNWFVERLDKINQKHQLFSEVRGLGLLIGCVLQPEYSGKAKLILQAAAQEGLMMLIAGANVVRFAPALIISEAEVQTGLDRFERAVVRFLAGEQS, from the coding sequence ATGTCGCAGTCAATTACCCGCCAGAATTTCGACGAATGGATGATGCCCGTTTACGCCCCCGCTTCTTTTATTCCGGTACGTGGTGAAGGGTCGACGCTTTGGGATCAGCAAGGCAAAGATTACATTGATTTTGCGGGTGGGATTGCGGTTAACGCTCTGGGTCATGCCAATCCTGAATTGCGCAAAGCGCTGGAAGAGCAGGCGGCAAAATTCTGGCATACCGGTAACGGTTACACTAACGAACCGATTCTGCGCCTGGCAAAACAGCTGATTGATGCCACTTTTGCCGACAAAGTTTTCTTCTGCAACTCAGGTGCGGAAGCCAACGAAGCAGCACTGAAACTGGCACGTAAATACGCGCACGATAATTTTGGCCCGCAGAAAAGCGGTATCGTCGCCTTCAAAAATGCGTTTCATGGACGCACGCTGTTCACCGTTTCGGCGGGTGGGCAACCGGCTTATTCTCAGGATTTTGCGCCGCTACCGCCGCAAATCAGCCACGCCATTTATAACGATCTGCAATCCGCCAGTGAACTGATTAATGAAAATACCTGTGCGGTGATTGTGGAACCAATACAGGGCGAAGGCGGCGTTGTTCCTGCTGATCCTACCTTCCTGCAAGGGCTGCGTGAGCTGTGCGACCGCCACAATGCGGTGTTGATTTTCGATGAAGTGCAAACCGGCGTTGGGCGCACGGGCGAACTCTACGCCTATATGCACTACGGCATCACGCCTGATGTGCTTTCGACTGCGAAGGCGTTAGGCGGCGGCTTCCCGATTGGCGCAATGCTGACAACGGACAAATTCTCCAAAGTCATGGTCGTGGGCACCCACGGGACGACTTACGGCGGTAACCCGTTGGCGGGAGCGGTTGCAGGGCGAGTGATGGAGATGATTAATACGCCAGAAGTGCTCAATGGCGTTAAACAGCGTCACAACTGGTTTGTTGAGCGATTGGACAAAATTAACCAGAAGCATCAATTGTTTAGTGAAGTGCGTGGACTGGGGTTGTTAATTGGCTGCGTACTGCAACCAGAGTACAGCGGAAAAGCTAAACTTATCTTACAGGCTGCCGCTCAGGAAGGCTTGATGATGCTCATCGCTGGCGCAAATGTGGTTCGTTTTGCTCCAGCCCTTATTATCAGCGAAGCCGAAGTACAAACCGGCTTGGATCGGTTTGAGCGCGCGGTCGTTCGCTTTTTAGCGGGAGAGCAATCATGA
- the xthA gene encoding exodeoxyribonuclease III translates to MKFVSFNINGLRARPHQLEAIVEQHQPDVIGLQETKVHDDMFPLEDVAKLGYNVFYHGQKGHYGVALLTKETPISVRRGFPGDDEEAQRRLIMAEIPSPLGNLTVINGYFPQGESRDHPTKFPAKAKFYQDLQNFLDSDLKKDNPVLIMGDVNISPTDLDIGIGEENRKRWLRTGKCSFLPEEREWMERLKSWGLVDTFRHANPETNDKFSWFDYRSKGFDDNRGLRIDLLLASHPLAERCVATGIDYDIRSMEKPSDHAPVWAEFKL, encoded by the coding sequence ATGAAATTCGTCTCTTTTAATATCAACGGCCTGCGCGCCCGTCCGCATCAACTTGAAGCCATTGTTGAACAGCATCAACCTGATGTTATCGGTTTGCAGGAAACTAAAGTCCATGACGACATGTTCCCGCTCGAAGATGTCGCGAAGCTTGGCTACAACGTCTTTTATCATGGTCAAAAAGGTCATTACGGTGTGGCGTTGTTAACCAAAGAGACACCGATTTCTGTGCGCCGTGGTTTCCCCGGCGACGATGAAGAAGCACAGCGCCGACTCATCATGGCTGAAATTCCCTCGCCATTAGGCAACCTGACCGTGATTAACGGTTACTTCCCGCAAGGGGAAAGCCGCGACCATCCGACCAAATTCCCGGCGAAAGCGAAGTTTTACCAGGATCTGCAAAACTTCCTCGACAGCGACCTGAAGAAAGACAATCCGGTGCTGATTATGGGCGATGTGAATATCAGCCCAACGGACCTGGATATTGGCATTGGTGAAGAGAACCGCAAGCGCTGGTTGCGTACCGGTAAGTGTTCGTTCCTTCCGGAAGAACGCGAGTGGATGGAAAGGCTGAAAAGCTGGGGCCTGGTCGATACGTTCCGCCACGCTAATCCTGAAACCAACGACAAGTTCTCGTGGTTTGACTACCGCTCGAAAGGCTTTGATGACAACCGTGGCCTGCGTATCGACCTGCTGTTGGCAAGCCATCCATTGGCTGAACGTTGCGTCGCAACTGGCATTGATTACGATATTCGCAGCATGGAAAAACCGTCTGACCACGCGCCTGTCTGGGCTGAGTTTAAGCTTTAA
- a CDS encoding pyrimidine (deoxy)nucleoside triphosphate diphosphatase, protein MKTIDVVAAIIERHGKILLARRPESGDQAGLWEFPGGKVDANESQPAALARELEEELAIQAVVGDYVASHQREVSGRIIHLHAWNVREFSGELTALCHSELIWCLPAEALNYPLAPADIPLLKAFMASRDARLKDSC, encoded by the coding sequence ATGAAAACCATTGATGTGGTTGCTGCAATCATTGAGCGCCACGGTAAAATTTTGCTGGCACGCCGCCCGGAAAGCGGCGATCAGGCGGGTTTGTGGGAATTTCCTGGCGGTAAGGTCGATGCCAATGAATCGCAACCTGCCGCCCTTGCGCGAGAACTGGAAGAAGAGTTGGCGATTCAAGCCGTGGTGGGTGATTACGTTGCCAGCCACCAGCGTGAAGTCTCAGGGCGTATCATTCATCTTCACGCGTGGAATGTGCGCGAATTTAGCGGGGAGTTAACAGCGCTTTGCCACAGTGAATTGATTTGGTGTTTACCTGCCGAGGCATTGAATTACCCTCTCGCCCCGGCAGATATCCCATTACTGAAAGCGTTTATGGCTTCACGCGACGCCAGACTAAAGGATTCGTGCTGA
- a CDS encoding DUF1496 domain-containing protein, with product MMSQPGMAQRLDPQVDISVPPEVFSSQGQRAAPCSQCCIYQDQNYSEGAVVKADGGVLLQCQRDEKTLSTNPLVWRRVKP from the coding sequence ATGATGAGCCAGCCGGGGATGGCGCAGCGTCTTGATCCCCAGGTAGACATTTCGGTGCCGCCAGAAGTCTTCAGTTCGCAAGGTCAACGAGCGGCACCGTGTAGTCAATGCTGTATCTATCAGGATCAAAATTATTCTGAAGGGGCAGTGGTGAAAGCCGATGGCGGTGTTTTACTGCAATGCCAACGTGATGAGAAAACCCTCAGCACGAATCCTTTAGTCTGGCGTCGCGTGAAGCCATAA
- a CDS encoding DNA topoisomerase III, translating to MRLFIAEKPSLARAIADVLPKPHRRGDGFIECGNGQVVTWCIGHLLEQAQPDAYDGRYARWNLADLPIVPEKWQLQPRPSVTKQLNAIKKLLVQADEVVHAGDPDREGQLLVDEVLDYLQLAPEKRQQVQRCLINDLNPQAVERAITRLRANSEFIPLCVSALARARADWLYGINMTRAYTILGRNAGYQGVLSVGRVQTPVLGLVVRRDEEIENFVAKDFFEVKAHIVTPADERFVATWQPSESCEPYQDEEGRLLHRPLAEHVVNRIGGQPAIVTAYNDKRESEVAPLPFSLSSLQIEAAKRFGLSAQNVLDICQKLYETHKLITYPRSDSRYLPDEHFAGRHAVLNAISVHQPDLLPQPAVNTDLRNRCWDDKKVDAHHAIIPTARSSKISLSENEAKVYNLIARQYLMQFCADAVFRKCTIDLDIAGGKFNAKARFLAEAGWRTLLGSKERDEENDGTPLPVVAKGDELLCEKGEVNERQTQPPRHFTDATLLSAMTGIARFVQDKDLKKILRATDGLGTEATRAGIIELLFKRTFLVKKGRYIHSTDAGRALIHSLPELAARPDMTAQWESTLTQISEKQCRYQDFMQPLVQTLYDLIHQARTKPVHHAFKGVKAPPEQEKKRKQWAKKEGSDDANKKPARRRRSADDEPAGDGAAS from the coding sequence ATGCGTCTGTTTATTGCCGAAAAACCCAGCCTCGCTCGCGCTATTGCCGATGTGCTACCCAAACCCCATCGTCGGGGTGATGGATTCATTGAGTGCGGCAACGGGCAAGTGGTGACCTGGTGCATCGGTCACTTGCTGGAACAGGCTCAGCCGGATGCTTATGACGGGCGCTACGCGCGCTGGAATCTGGCTGATTTGCCAATTGTGCCGGAAAAATGGCAGTTGCAGCCGCGGCCATCGGTCACCAAACAACTCAACGCCATCAAAAAATTGCTCGTGCAAGCTGACGAAGTGGTTCATGCAGGTGACCCGGATCGCGAAGGGCAACTGCTGGTGGACGAAGTGTTGGACTACCTGCAACTGGCGCCGGAAAAGCGCCAGCAGGTGCAACGTTGTCTGATAAACGATCTCAACCCGCAGGCCGTTGAACGAGCGATAACGCGTCTGCGCGCCAACAGTGAATTTATCCCACTGTGCGTATCGGCACTTGCGCGTGCGCGTGCCGACTGGCTGTACGGCATCAACATGACGCGCGCTTACACCATTCTTGGGCGTAACGCGGGTTATCAGGGGGTGCTGTCTGTCGGGCGCGTTCAAACGCCAGTGCTGGGTCTGGTAGTGCGTCGTGATGAAGAAATCGAGAATTTCGTCGCCAAAGATTTCTTTGAGGTAAAAGCGCATATCGTCACGCCTGCGGATGAACGCTTTGTTGCCACCTGGCAGCCGAGCGAATCCTGCGAACCGTATCAGGATGAAGAAGGGCGTTTATTGCATCGTCCGCTAGCGGAGCATGTGGTGAACCGCATCGGTGGCCAGCCCGCTATCGTCACGGCCTATAATGATAAACGGGAATCAGAAGTTGCTCCGCTCCCGTTTTCTCTTTCCAGCCTGCAAATTGAAGCGGCAAAGCGCTTTGGTTTAAGTGCGCAGAACGTGCTGGATATCTGCCAGAAACTGTACGAAACACACAAGCTGATTACGTACCCGCGTTCGGATAGCCGCTACTTGCCGGACGAACATTTTGCTGGCCGCCATGCGGTACTCAATGCGATTAGCGTTCATCAGCCTGATTTGCTTCCACAGCCTGCGGTCAATACCGACCTGCGTAACCGCTGCTGGGATGATAAAAAAGTCGATGCCCACCACGCGATTATTCCCACCGCGCGTAGCTCAAAGATCTCGCTTTCAGAAAATGAAGCTAAAGTTTACAACCTGATCGCCCGACAATACTTAATGCAGTTCTGTGCCGATGCGGTGTTCCGTAAATGCACCATCGATCTCGATATTGCCGGTGGCAAATTTAACGCTAAGGCGAGATTCCTTGCGGAAGCCGGCTGGCGCACGCTACTGGGCAGTAAAGAGCGCGATGAAGAGAACGATGGCACGCCGTTGCCGGTGGTGGCTAAAGGTGATGAGTTGCTGTGTGAAAAAGGCGAAGTGAATGAACGTCAAACTCAGCCACCGCGCCATTTCACCGATGCGACATTGCTTTCTGCCATGACCGGGATTGCCCGTTTTGTGCAGGATAAAGATCTGAAAAAGATCCTGCGTGCGACGGATGGCCTGGGAACTGAAGCGACCCGTGCTGGGATCATTGAGCTGCTGTTTAAGCGTACCTTCCTGGTGAAGAAGGGCCGTTATATTCACTCAACGGATGCCGGACGCGCATTGATTCACTCGCTCCCTGAACTGGCGGCACGGCCAGATATGACGGCGCAGTGGGAATCGACGCTGACGCAAATCAGTGAAAAGCAGTGTCGTTATCAGGACTTCATGCAGCCGCTGGTTCAAACGCTGTATGACTTGATTCACCAGGCGCGCACTAAACCGGTACATCATGCGTTCAAAGGGGTGAAAGCGCCTCCTGAGCAGGAAAAAAAGCGCAAGCAATGGGCTAAAAAAGAGGGTAGTGATGATGCGAATAAAAAACCTGCTCGCCGCCGCCGTAGTGCTGATGATGAGCCAGCCGGGGATGGCGCAGCGTCTTGA
- the selD gene encoding selenide, water dikinase SelD has translation MSEQTVRLTQYSHGAGCGCKISPKVLQTILQSEQAKFVDPNLLVGNETSDDAAVYDLGNGTCVISTTDFFMPIVDDPFDFGRIAATNAISDIYAMGGKPIMAIAILGWPINTLKPEIARKVIEGGRFVCQQAGISLAGGHSIDAPEPIFGLAVTGIVPTDRVKKNSSATAGCKLFLTKPLGIGVLTTAEKKSLLKPEHYGLAAEVMCQLNKPGAEFADIEGVTAMTDVTGFGLLGHLSEMCQGAGVQAEIWFDKVPKLPDVEDYIAQGCVPGGTSRNFASYGYLMGEMTQAQRDLLCDPQTSGGLLLAVEADAEAAVAAVAEKNGIKLTAIGELKTARGGRPMIEIR, from the coding sequence ATGAGTGAGCAAACCGTTCGTTTGACGCAGTACAGCCACGGAGCTGGTTGCGGCTGCAAAATTTCCCCGAAAGTTTTACAAACTATTCTGCAATCTGAGCAGGCTAAATTTGTCGATCCCAACTTGCTGGTAGGAAACGAAACCAGTGATGATGCGGCGGTTTACGATCTGGGCAACGGCACTTGTGTCATCAGCACCACCGACTTCTTTATGCCTATCGTCGACGATCCCTTCGACTTTGGGCGCATCGCTGCCACCAACGCCATTAGCGACATTTATGCGATGGGCGGCAAACCGATTATGGCTATCGCTATTCTGGGCTGGCCAATCAACACACTGAAACCTGAAATCGCGCGTAAAGTCATCGAAGGCGGGCGTTTTGTTTGCCAGCAAGCGGGGATCTCCCTTGCGGGTGGTCACTCTATCGACGCCCCTGAACCTATCTTTGGCCTTGCCGTCACGGGCATTGTCCCCACCGACCGAGTGAAGAAAAACAGTTCCGCGACGGCGGGCTGCAAACTGTTCCTCACCAAACCACTGGGTATCGGCGTGTTGACCACCGCTGAGAAAAAATCGCTTCTCAAACCAGAACATTACGGCCTCGCGGCAGAAGTGATGTGCCAGCTCAACAAGCCGGGCGCTGAGTTTGCTGATATCGAAGGCGTCACCGCCATGACCGATGTCACCGGTTTTGGTCTGCTGGGACACCTGAGCGAAATGTGCCAGGGCGCAGGTGTTCAGGCTGAAATATGGTTCGATAAAGTTCCTAAATTGCCTGATGTTGAAGACTATATCGCCCAGGGTTGTGTGCCAGGCGGCACTTCGCGCAACTTCGCCAGCTACGGTTACCTGATGGGCGAAATGACCCAGGCGCAGCGTGATTTGCTTTGCGACCCGCAAACGTCAGGCGGCTTGCTGTTGGCTGTTGAAGCCGACGCAGAAGCCGCGGTTGCGGCGGTCGCTGAAAAGAATGGCATCAAACTGACTGCCATTGGCGAGCTGAAAACGGCTCGTGGCGGTCGCCCGATGATTGAGATTCGTTAG
- a CDS encoding NAD(P)H nitroreductase, whose translation MDALELLLNRRSASRLAEPAPAGEALENIIRAGMRAPDHGTLQPWRFIVIENEGRERFSHVLETAAIAEGLDEKGIEKARTAPFRAPQIIAVVAHCDDNHKVPVWEQVVSAGCAVMAMQMAAVAQGYNGIWRTGIWTESEAVREALHCREQDEVVGFLYLGTPQLKASTTVSVPDITPFVRKF comes from the coding sequence ATGGATGCACTTGAACTACTTCTTAACCGCCGCAGCGCGTCACGACTGGCAGAACCTGCTCCAGCAGGCGAAGCACTAGAAAATATTATTCGTGCGGGTATGCGTGCCCCTGATCATGGAACTTTGCAGCCGTGGCGCTTCATCGTCATCGAAAACGAAGGTCGTGAGCGTTTCAGCCATGTGCTGGAAACAGCGGCCATTGCTGAAGGGTTAGACGAAAAGGGGATTGAAAAAGCGCGTACTGCGCCATTCCGCGCGCCTCAAATTATCGCGGTTGTCGCTCATTGCGATGACAATCATAAAGTCCCGGTCTGGGAACAGGTGGTTTCAGCCGGTTGCGCGGTAATGGCCATGCAGATGGCGGCGGTCGCTCAGGGCTACAATGGCATCTGGCGCACGGGTATCTGGACAGAAAGCGAAGCGGTACGTGAAGCGCTTCATTGCCGTGAACAAGATGAAGTGGTCGGCTTCTTGTATCTGGGCACACCGCAACTCAAAGCTTCTACAACGGTCAGTGTGCCGGACATCACTCCGTTTGTGCGTAAATTCTAA